One Pelobates fuscus isolate aPelFus1 chromosome 8, aPelFus1.pri, whole genome shotgun sequence genomic window carries:
- the CDK5R2 gene encoding cyclin-dependent kinase 5 activator 2 has protein sequence MGTVLSLSPAPGKAGPLDDKKPEAPGVGGGYSAIPNSKNGGSKPEKSLKRHSVLISALTWKRLVAASAKKKNAKKINPNPGPINGPLLPNNNPVEQLNHENLRKSQASPGRREPKPVPVPTVPNGPSEGQKIQQQLVAVQKQASGRSLCSPRRVIVQASTGELLRCLGEFVCRRCYRLKELSPGEPTMWFRNVDRSLLLQGWQDQGFITPANLVFVYLLCREAIGDELASEYDLQASFLTCLYLAYSYMGNEISYPLKPFLVETDKEVFWQRCLSIIDRMSAKMLQINSDPHFFTQVFQDLKNEGETRESNGHWTINLDR, from the coding sequence ATGGGCACCGTCCTGTCACTGTCTCCGGCTCCTGGCAAAGCAGGCCCTTTGGATGACAAAAAGCCAGAGGCTCCTGGAGTTGGAGGTGGATACTCTGctatcccgaacagtaaaaatggGGGCAGCAAACCAGAGAAAAGCCTGAAGCGACACTCTGTGCTGATCTCTGCCCTCACCTGGAAGAGGCTGGTAGCGGCATCTGCCAAGAAAAAAAATGCCAAGAAAATCAACCCAAACCCAGGGCCCATCAATGGACCTCTACTCCCTAACAACAACCCAGTGGAGCAGTTAAATCATGAGAACCTGCGCAAGTCTCAGGCCAGCCCTGGGAGGAGGGAGCCCAAACCTGTACCGGTACCCACGGTTCCAAATGGGCCATCAGAGGGTCAGAAGATCCAGCAGCAGCTGGTGGCTGTCCAGAAGCAGGCAAGTGGCCGATCACTATGTTCGCCCCGTCGGGTGATAGTACAAGCTTCTACAGGCGAATTACTTCGATGCCTTGGAGAGTTTGTTTGCCGCAGGTGCTACCGTCTGAAAGAGTTAAGTCCTGGAGAACCTACCATGTGGTTCCGTAATGTTGACCGCTCTTTGCTTCTGCAAGGATGGCAAGACCAAGGTTTCATAACGCCTGCCAATCTAGTTTTTGTCTACCTGCTTTGCAGGGAGGCAATAGGAGATGAACTGGCTAGTGAATATGACCTACAAGCCTCCTTTCTTACCTGCCTGTATTTGGCTTATTCATATATGGGCAATGAGATTTCCTACCCTCTGAAGCCCTTTCTGGTGGAGACCGATAAGGAGGTCTTCTGGCAACGTTGCCTGAGCATCATTGACCGCATGAGTGCCAAAATGCTTCAGATCAACTCTGATCCTCATTTCTTCACTCAGGTCTTTCAGGATCTGAAGAATGAAGGGGAAACCAGGGAATCTAATGGCCACTGGACTATAAACTTGGACCGCTAG